From a region of the Aeoliella mucimassa genome:
- the ade gene encoding adenine deaminase: protein MPSLIANVVDIANRSVAPAEVVWEDSRIVSITPYADEKPTTYLLPGFIDAHVHVESSMLVPTEFARAAVLHGTVGSVSDPHEIGNVLGVAGVEYMLASASKTPFKFCFGAPSCVPATKFETAGATITTAEVEQLLAEAKIGYLSEMMNFPGILYGDPDCLAKVAAAKKAGKPVDGHAPGLRGEQAAKYIAAGITTDHECFTKEEALDKLAAGCKISIREGSAARNFDALVSLISEHPGMTMLCSDDKHPDELLLGHINTLVRRAVAAGTDLYDALTAACVTPVEHYSLDVGLLREGDPADFIEVDSLEEFNVLRTWINGECVAEKGSTTLARVEPEIVNRFQARKVSAIELSVRASYAETIKVIEAIDGQLVTNCLEMPAKKERGEIVCDVENDILKLVIVNRYRPALPAMTFIKNFGLKAGALASSVAHDSHNVIAVGTCDADLEAAINLVMESHGGLSAASVEQGIAEVLPLPVAGLMATGTCAEVGEAYATLDKTVKQWGSPLRAPYMTLSFMGLLVIPELKLSDLGLFDGGQFQFVDAFK from the coding sequence ATGCCAAGTTTGATTGCTAACGTAGTAGACATTGCCAACCGCTCCGTCGCTCCCGCTGAAGTGGTGTGGGAAGATTCCCGCATCGTGAGCATTACCCCCTATGCCGACGAGAAGCCAACCACCTATCTGTTGCCCGGCTTTATCGATGCCCACGTGCACGTCGAAAGCTCGATGCTGGTGCCGACCGAGTTCGCCCGCGCGGCGGTACTGCATGGCACGGTTGGATCGGTGAGCGATCCACACGAAATCGGCAACGTGCTTGGGGTCGCGGGGGTGGAGTACATGCTAGCGAGCGCGTCGAAAACGCCGTTCAAATTCTGCTTCGGTGCTCCTTCTTGCGTGCCGGCTACCAAGTTTGAAACCGCTGGGGCAACCATCACCACCGCCGAGGTCGAGCAGTTGCTCGCCGAAGCCAAGATCGGCTACCTGAGCGAGATGATGAACTTCCCCGGCATCCTGTACGGCGATCCCGATTGCCTGGCCAAGGTGGCCGCTGCCAAGAAGGCGGGCAAGCCGGTGGATGGGCACGCCCCCGGACTGCGAGGCGAGCAAGCCGCCAAGTACATAGCGGCTGGTATCACGACCGATCATGAGTGCTTTACCAAAGAAGAAGCCCTCGACAAACTGGCGGCCGGCTGCAAGATTTCGATCCGCGAAGGATCGGCCGCGCGTAACTTCGACGCGCTCGTTTCGCTCATCAGCGAACACCCCGGCATGACCATGCTGTGTAGCGACGACAAGCATCCCGACGAACTGTTGCTTGGTCACATTAACACGCTGGTCCGCCGCGCGGTGGCCGCAGGTACCGATCTATACGATGCATTGACCGCCGCCTGCGTGACTCCAGTTGAGCATTACTCGCTTGATGTTGGGTTATTGCGTGAAGGAGATCCCGCCGACTTTATCGAGGTCGATTCGCTGGAAGAATTCAACGTTCTGCGTACCTGGATCAACGGAGAGTGCGTTGCCGAGAAGGGGTCGACCACGCTAGCTCGCGTCGAGCCCGAAATCGTCAATCGCTTCCAGGCACGCAAGGTTTCGGCCATCGAACTATCGGTTCGGGCGAGCTACGCGGAGACCATCAAAGTCATCGAGGCCATCGATGGCCAGCTAGTGACCAATTGCCTGGAGATGCCTGCCAAGAAAGAGCGGGGCGAGATCGTTTGCGATGTCGAGAACGACATTCTCAAACTGGTGATCGTCAATCGTTACCGCCCTGCCCTGCCGGCAATGACGTTCATCAAGAACTTCGGCCTCAAAGCGGGTGCCCTCGCTTCGAGCGTCGCCCACGACTCGCACAACGTGATTGCAGTGGGAACTTGCGATGCGGACCTCGAAGCGGCGATCAATCTGGTGATGGAAAGCCATGGTGGCCTCAGCGCCGCGTCGGTGGAACAAGGCATCGCCGAAGTACTGCCGCTGCCAGTCGCAGGGTTAATGGCAACCGGCACTTGCGCCGAAGTAGGAGAAGCATACGCGACGCTCGACAAAACCGTGAAGCAGTGGGGCTCTCCGCTACGCGCACCTTACATGACGCTCAGCTTCATGGGACTGCTGGTGATCCCCGAGCTGAAACTGAGCGACTTGGGATTATTCGATGGAGGGCAATTCCAATTTGTCGATGCTTTCAAATGA
- a CDS encoding alpha/beta hydrolase — MTCTGCVSLSQSTVGLVEETILYQPSNELDYARVPSELEYEEVEIQTADGVQIEGWYCPVENPRAVVLFAHGNAGNLAHRSDLLLTWTKRLQVSVLAFDYRGYGNSEGTPSEAGLVADARAARAWLAKREGIDEQQVVLYGRSLGGAVMVQVAAEDGARGLILESTFDSLSELADSKFPMLGVGQSLSNQYPSAELIGNYRGPLLMAHGTDDNTIPIEHGRKLFAAANQPKQFIKINEADHNWFPEFSYLLTVSRFLDELP; from the coding sequence ATGACTTGTACTGGCTGCGTGAGCCTTTCGCAAAGCACGGTGGGGCTGGTAGAGGAGACGATTCTCTACCAGCCTTCCAACGAGCTGGACTATGCTCGAGTTCCTTCAGAACTTGAGTATGAGGAAGTGGAGATTCAAACTGCCGACGGGGTTCAGATCGAAGGTTGGTACTGCCCGGTGGAGAATCCTCGAGCGGTGGTGCTGTTTGCCCATGGCAATGCCGGCAACCTGGCCCATCGTAGCGACTTGCTACTTACTTGGACCAAGCGGTTACAGGTGAGTGTCTTGGCGTTCGACTATCGCGGCTACGGCAATAGCGAAGGCACCCCAAGCGAAGCAGGTCTGGTCGCCGACGCCCGAGCAGCTCGCGCCTGGCTCGCCAAGCGTGAGGGAATCGACGAGCAACAAGTGGTGCTCTATGGCCGCTCGTTGGGTGGGGCGGTCATGGTGCAGGTCGCCGCCGAAGATGGCGCTCGCGGACTGATTCTCGAGAGCACCTTCGATTCGTTGTCGGAGCTGGCGGATAGCAAGTTTCCGATGCTCGGCGTGGGCCAATCTCTCAGCAATCAGTATCCTTCGGCTGAGCTGATCGGCAATTACCGCGGGCCGCTGCTCATGGCCCACGGTACCGACGACAACACGATTCCGATCGAGCACGGGCGAAAACTGTTCGCCGCGGCCAACCAGCCGAAGCAATTCATCAAGATCAACGAGGCAGATCACAACTGGTTTCCGGAGTTCTCCTACCTGCTCACGGTTAGCCGGTTCCTGGATGAATTGCCATAG
- a CDS encoding nucleoside deaminase — protein sequence MAHDQFLAAALAEAHLGAEEGGIPIGSVLVIDGEIIGRGHNRREQRFSSILHAEMDCLENAGRLSPDEYRRSILYSTLSPCDMCSGAALLYKIPKIVVGENVNFHGPEEYLRSRGVELEIVNDAECIALMKDFVDHYPELWNEDIGELAKK from the coding sequence ATGGCTCACGATCAATTTCTCGCTGCCGCACTTGCCGAAGCCCACCTGGGGGCCGAAGAGGGTGGAATTCCCATCGGCTCGGTGTTGGTTATCGATGGCGAGATCATCGGTCGCGGGCATAATCGTCGTGAGCAGCGGTTCAGTTCGATCCTGCATGCCGAAATGGACTGTTTGGAGAACGCCGGGCGGTTGAGTCCGGACGAGTACCGCCGCAGCATTTTGTACTCCACGCTATCGCCTTGCGATATGTGTAGCGGTGCCGCCCTGCTCTACAAGATTCCCAAGATCGTGGTTGGCGAGAACGTCAACTTCCACGGCCCCGAGGAGTATCTTCGCAGTCGCGGAGTGGAACTGGAGATCGTGAACGACGCGGAATGCATTGCCTTGATGAAGGACTTTGTCGATCACTACCCAGAACTCTGGAACGAGGACATCGGCGAGCTTGCTAAGAAGTAG
- a CDS encoding DUF6666 family protein, which yields MRLHSTSIFATTMVVALSVLSPFAIGQELQWVQSTRQEPTTRTVARPATSANTAVQATFRQPTQFKQPATARPLKRPEPHQYQTAESRARKTAMRTTVGVLPTQFTEPEELPAMQPTEEDYVVGEYYGDEMMSGPMLMGEVGCGVPEPTCGATPFGCGDACYAAEPGCCAGDIMFGEASCAAGGACSCGGACGCGGGGCGDVCYDGCGSICDNYWDCDDCCDTVPWPEALFGFESRGCTPILWIPPVKEFTIFGGVQGFKGPLDFNRDGGNFGFHEGFNIGGKMAWLPWPGLGYQFGYQATQNQLHGDAVSASDDSHSQHFITTGLFHRNRFGWRYGVVWDMLRDERQMSNDFGQIRGQLGWRYPNCREFGFQFATHSNESAVGNTLFKAADQYLFYYQVNGQHGGDCRAFAGFTGDSNGVLGTDFHVPLNNRWSLSGNWTYMIAEGGTEGAGARDEAWNLGMSLVWHYGYRAKQASNRPFRPMFDVANNGSLIVTE from the coding sequence ATGCGACTTCACAGCACTAGCATCTTTGCCACCACGATGGTGGTAGCACTATCGGTACTTTCTCCCTTTGCCATTGGCCAAGAACTGCAGTGGGTGCAATCCACTCGGCAGGAGCCTACCACGCGTACCGTGGCCCGCCCGGCTACGTCCGCGAACACGGCTGTTCAGGCGACTTTTCGGCAGCCAACGCAGTTTAAGCAGCCAGCAACCGCCCGACCTTTGAAGCGGCCAGAGCCTCATCAGTATCAGACGGCGGAGTCTCGCGCTCGGAAAACCGCTATGCGGACCACCGTCGGCGTGCTTCCGACGCAGTTCACCGAGCCCGAAGAACTGCCGGCCATGCAGCCCACCGAAGAAGACTACGTCGTGGGTGAATACTACGGCGACGAGATGATGTCGGGCCCGATGCTCATGGGTGAAGTCGGGTGTGGTGTTCCCGAGCCGACGTGCGGGGCGACTCCCTTTGGCTGTGGCGACGCTTGCTATGCGGCTGAGCCAGGTTGTTGTGCCGGCGACATCATGTTTGGCGAAGCATCTTGTGCTGCAGGCGGTGCTTGCAGTTGTGGCGGAGCCTGTGGTTGCGGTGGTGGCGGCTGCGGCGACGTTTGTTACGACGGCTGCGGTAGCATCTGCGACAACTACTGGGACTGCGACGACTGCTGCGACACGGTTCCTTGGCCCGAAGCGTTGTTCGGATTCGAGTCGCGCGGTTGCACCCCGATCCTGTGGATTCCGCCCGTCAAGGAGTTCACCATCTTCGGCGGTGTGCAAGGTTTCAAAGGTCCGCTCGACTTCAATCGCGACGGCGGCAACTTTGGCTTTCACGAAGGATTCAACATCGGTGGCAAGATGGCCTGGCTCCCTTGGCCCGGTCTCGGTTACCAATTTGGTTACCAGGCGACTCAGAACCAACTCCACGGCGATGCAGTGAGTGCCTCTGACGATTCGCACTCGCAGCATTTCATCACCACCGGTCTGTTCCATCGCAATCGTTTTGGATGGCGGTACGGCGTGGTCTGGGACATGCTTCGCGACGAGCGTCAAATGTCGAACGACTTTGGACAGATCCGCGGCCAACTCGGTTGGCGGTATCCCAACTGCCGCGAGTTTGGCTTTCAGTTTGCAACGCACTCTAACGAAAGTGCAGTCGGCAACACACTGTTTAAGGCCGCCGATCAGTACTTGTTCTACTACCAGGTGAATGGTCAGCATGGTGGCGACTGCCGGGCGTTTGCCGGATTTACCGGTGACTCGAACGGCGTGCTCGGCACCGACTTCCACGTGCCACTGAACAATCGGTGGTCGCTCAGCGGTAACTGGACCTACATGATTGCCGAAGGTGGCACCGAAGGGGCCGGAGCACGCGACGAAGCCTGGAATCTCGGCATGAGCCTGGTCTGGCACTACGGTTATCGCGCCAAGCAGGCGAGCAATCGTCCGTTCCGCCCAATGTTCGATGTGGCCAACAACGGCAGCCTGATCGTCACCGAGTAA
- a CDS encoding TraR/DksA C4-type zinc finger protein: MLRKILSCKSCSYRTVAGLDDLVARLRLVGQLRRDKDPDEGIVAALLAEYAALMTCPTCKAIGLQASDADDDWQDEDDWQAAVLCEVCRKPIDPERLEFLPDTKRCTECQHKTEAGTLPDDDPEFCPRCGALIEIRVSRGSGLTRYKRFCTGGCVIR, encoded by the coding sequence ATGCTCCGCAAGATCCTCTCCTGCAAGTCATGCAGCTATCGCACCGTTGCAGGTCTTGACGACTTGGTCGCTAGGTTACGACTCGTTGGCCAACTGCGGCGCGATAAAGATCCGGACGAAGGCATCGTCGCGGCGTTGCTCGCCGAGTATGCGGCGCTGATGACTTGCCCCACGTGCAAAGCGATCGGCTTGCAAGCATCGGATGCCGACGACGACTGGCAAGACGAGGACGACTGGCAAGCGGCTGTGTTGTGCGAAGTTTGCCGGAAACCGATTGATCCAGAGCGTCTGGAGTTCTTGCCGGATACCAAGCGATGCACGGAATGCCAGCATAAAACCGAGGCGGGAACGTTGCCCGACGACGATCCGGAGTTCTGCCCTCGCTGCGGTGCGTTGATCGAAATCCGTGTGAGTCGCGGTAGCGGGCTCACCCGTTACAAACGGTTTTGCACCGGTGGGTGTGTGATCCGCTAG